In one window of Aceticella autotrophica DNA:
- the rpmI gene encoding 50S ribosomal protein L35 — MPKMKTHKGAAKRFSLTKSGKVKRAKAFRRHILTKKTRKTKRKLRKIAYFKAADAKNIKRLIPYA; from the coding sequence ATGCCAAAAATGAAGACACATAAAGGAGCTGCAAAAAGATTTTCATTAACTAAAAGTGGTAAGGTGAAAAGAGCAAAAGCATTCAGAAGACATATTCTAACAAAAAAGACAAGGAAGACCAAGAGAAAACTTAGAAAAATAGCGTATTTTAAAGCTGCGGATGCAAAGAATATCAAACGTTTAATTCCATATGCATAA
- a CDS encoding DUF6922 domain-containing protein, which yields MKLPEDFKPLFKNYDFNSLDTEKHKGRIIKTMLTFGELEQIAWLFEYYGFNGVREVFLNDFYGARELFEAIISLWGLLFLDEKEYRKYKDDLRNMTPAERWKQRRIPSLQQDKLQCRSSII from the coding sequence ATGAAGCTTCCTGAAGATTTCAAACCTTTATTTAAAAACTATGATTTTAATAGTTTGGACACAGAAAAACACAAAGGACGGATAATAAAAACAATGCTTACATTTGGAGAGTTAGAACAAATCGCATGGCTTTTTGAATATTATGGGTTTAATGGTGTTAGAGAAGTATTTTTAAACGATTTTTATGGAGCAAGAGAACTGTTCGAGGCAATAATTTCTCTATGGGGGCTCCTTTTTCTTGATGAAAAAGAATATCGCAAGTATAAAGATGACCTCAGGAATATGACTCCTGCTGAAAGATGGAAACAGAGACGAATTCCTTCTTTGCAGCAAGATAAGTTACAATGCAGGTCTTCCATTATTTAA
- the rplT gene encoding 50S ribosomal protein L20: protein MSRVKSGKVTRKRHKKILRLAKGYYGAKSKLFRVANQAVMKSLNYAYIGRKLRKRDFRKLWIARINAAARANGISYSRFINGLKKANIEINRKMLSEMAISDGKAFSELVDIAKQQLNA, encoded by the coding sequence ATGTCAAGAGTTAAATCAGGAAAAGTCACAAGAAAAAGACATAAGAAGATATTAAGACTTGCAAAAGGTTATTATGGAGCAAAAAGCAAGCTTTTTAGAGTAGCTAATCAAGCGGTGATGAAGTCGCTTAATTATGCATATATCGGTAGAAAATTAAGGAAGAGGGATTTTAGAAAATTATGGATTGCCAGGATTAATGCTGCAGCAAGGGCAAATGGCATATCTTACAGTAGGTTTATTAACGGTTTGAAAAAGGCAAATATTGAGATAAATAGAAAGATGCTTTCAGAGATGGCTATAAGTGATGGAAAAGCATTTTCTGAGTTGGTTGATATAGCTAAACAGCAGTTAAACGCATAA
- a CDS encoding nucleotidyl transferase AbiEii/AbiGii toxin family protein — translation MDQIEILDLNSLMICKQIAQDDILRNKYYLAGGTALALQFNHRKSYDLDFFQSDSNGKINFDEIYKRLINLFPQKDIKIILKQVDQVNFNIYGIKISFIAYPFLLIEPLVPGEKIDINLTGINLTSPKEIALMKAYAIGRRPTYRDYIDLYFLLKTNTVTIEYILTKAPQKFIIDNEIVFSRKMFLQQLSYTKDIDDKETALSTVLGKKLTVEEIEKYLEQKAKDAIKMYLQSPKGKGIGL, via the coding sequence GTGGATCAGATAGAAATTTTAGATCTTAACAGTCTTATGATATGTAAACAAATAGCCCAAGATGATATACTAAGAAATAAATACTATCTGGCAGGTGGAACAGCCCTGGCTTTGCAATTTAACCACCGAAAATCGTATGATTTAGATTTTTTTCAATCAGATTCTAATGGAAAAATTAATTTTGACGAAATTTATAAAAGATTAATAAACCTATTTCCACAAAAGGATATTAAGATTATACTAAAACAAGTTGATCAAGTAAATTTTAATATTTATGGAATAAAGATTAGTTTTATTGCATATCCTTTTCTTTTAATAGAACCACTAGTACCTGGCGAAAAAATTGATATAAACCTCACAGGCATTAATCTAACGTCTCCTAAAGAGATAGCTTTAATGAAAGCATATGCTATAGGGAGACGACCTACTTACAGAGATTATATAGACCTTTATTTTTTATTAAAGACTAACACAGTAACAATAGAATATATTTTGACTAAAGCTCCTCAGAAGTTTATCATAGATAACGAAATAGTTTTTTCAAGAAAAATGTTTTTGCAGCAGCTTAGTTATACCAAAGATATTGATGACAAGGAAACTGCTTTATCTACTGTATTAGGTAAAAAATTGACTGTTGAAGAAATAGAAAAATATCTTGAGCAAAAAGCAAAGGACGCAATAAAGATGTATTTGCAGTCTCCTAAAGGAAAGGGGATAGGATTATGA
- the pheS gene encoding phenylalanine--tRNA ligase subunit alpha codes for MKKRLTEILETAKNEILAADNTADLEDLRIKYLGKKGELTKILRSMGELSPEERPVIGQLANEIRVEIENILASSKNKLIEKEKEKTIKSQYIDITLPGDKVKIGSKHPMTKVLDEIEEIFLGLGFSIVEGPEIELDYYNFEALNTPSDHPARDLQDTFYITPNILLRTQTSPVQVRTMEKTKPPIRIISPGRVYRSDEIDATHSPVFNQIEGLAVDKGITMGDLKGVLNLFARKLFGDETKTKFRPHYFPFTEPSAEMDVSCFVCGGKGCRVCGYSGWIEILGSGMVHPNVLKMSGIDPEEYTGFAFGLGLDRITMLRYGIDDLRLLYENDLRFTKQF; via the coding sequence GTGAAGAAGAGATTAACTGAGATTTTAGAAACGGCAAAAAATGAAATATTAGCCGCAGATAACACAGCGGATTTAGAAGATTTAAGGATTAAATACCTTGGTAAAAAAGGTGAACTCACAAAAATATTAAGGAGCATGGGGGAATTGTCTCCGGAGGAAAGACCTGTAATTGGTCAGCTTGCAAATGAAATCAGGGTTGAGATAGAAAACATATTAGCATCTTCTAAAAATAAACTTATTGAAAAAGAAAAGGAAAAAACCATTAAAAGTCAGTACATTGATATAACATTGCCTGGAGACAAGGTAAAAATTGGCTCCAAACATCCGATGACAAAGGTTCTTGATGAAATTGAAGAAATATTCTTAGGACTTGGATTCTCAATTGTAGAAGGTCCTGAAATAGAACTGGATTACTATAATTTTGAAGCTTTAAATACCCCATCAGATCATCCGGCAAGGGATTTGCAGGATACATTTTATATAACACCAAATATTCTATTAAGGACCCAGACATCACCGGTACAGGTAAGAACTATGGAAAAAACCAAACCTCCTATAAGGATTATATCACCCGGAAGGGTATACAGGTCAGATGAAATAGATGCCACACATTCACCCGTCTTTAATCAGATAGAGGGGCTTGCGGTTGATAAAGGCATAACAATGGGGGATTTGAAGGGAGTTCTTAATTTATTTGCACGTAAATTATTTGGTGATGAAACCAAGACCAAATTCAGGCCACATTATTTTCCCTTTACAGAACCAAGCGCTGAAATGGATGTAAGCTGTTTTGTATGCGGTGGAAAAGGCTGCAGGGTATGTGGATATTCTGGTTGGATTGAGATACTCGGTTCAGGTATGGTTCATCCAAATGTTCTAAAAATGTCAGGAATTGATCCGGAGGAATATACGGGATTTGCCTTTGGTTTAGGACTCGACAGAATAACAATGTTGAGATATGGAATTGATGATTTAAGGCTTTTGTATGAAAATGATTTAAGATTTACAAAACAATTTTAG
- the infC gene encoding translation initiation factor IF-3: protein MNKELQVNEEIRDREVRLIDEDGNQLGILSAKEAYKLALERHTDLVKIAPQANPPVCKLMDFGKFRYEQSKKEKESKKKQRVINIKEIRMTPAIEDHDFGVKLKSAIKFLKDGDKVKVTIRFRGREASHTKIAEELLNRFATEISEYGVVEKMPGMEGRSMMMILTPKNV, encoded by the coding sequence ATTAACAAGGAACTGCAGGTTAATGAAGAGATAAGAGACAGAGAGGTTCGTCTTATTGATGAGGATGGCAACCAATTGGGAATATTATCTGCAAAAGAGGCTTATAAATTAGCCTTGGAAAGGCATACGGATTTGGTGAAAATTGCTCCACAGGCGAATCCGCCGGTATGCAAATTGATGGACTTTGGTAAATTTAGGTATGAACAAAGCAAAAAGGAAAAGGAATCTAAAAAGAAACAAAGGGTTATTAATATTAAAGAAATAAGGATGACACCTGCTATTGAGGATCATGATTTTGGAGTAAAGTTAAAAAGCGCAATTAAATTTTTAAAAGACGGTGATAAGGTTAAGGTTACTATAAGATTTAGAGGTAGAGAAGCATCTCACACAAAAATAGCCGAAGAACTTTTAAATAGATTTGCTACAGAAATCAGTGAATATGGTGTTGTTGAGAAAATGCCCGGAATGGAAGGCAGAAGTATGATGATGATATTAACACCTAAAAACGTTTAA
- the pheT gene encoding phenylalanine--tRNA ligase subunit beta has protein sequence MLVSVDWLKEYVDIDVDTEKLADDLTMSGSKVETITNYGSQIKNVVVGRIMSLNKHPNADKLQIGIVDVGNEKLQIVTAAQNIKEGDYIPVALHGSTLAGGVKIKKGKLRGIESNGMMCSARELGLNEALLPEYQKNGIFILPELPLGQDIKEALRINDDVIEFEITPNRPDCLSILGIARETAAIYRKNYNVPDISITEADEENPANVTIEDKDLCFRYVARVIKNVKIGPSPLWMQMRLLKSGIRPINNVVDITNYVMLELGQPLHAFDLDKVKNRHILVRRGIDGERLITLDGKERVLNNSMLVIADEEKSIGLAGVMGGQNTEISDETINILIESANFKGSNIRYTSKKLGLRSEASSRFEKGLDPEITVFACNRAAHLMAELSGGIILKGLVDIYPEPVKKSTINIRPCRINNLLGTKLTTEEMCNLLKLLDFEVEINEDLLKVTIPAFRRDIEGEADIAEEIGRLYGYNNIESTLLMGTNVTIGIRTLKQQLEEKVKKIFLASGLNEITTTSFMGTKDLDRLNLPSDSYLRKAVKIMNPLGEDQGFMRTTMLPSMLNVAYTNYSRKVSDFGVFELSKVFIPKELPLKELPMEIKMAVIGMYGKDINYYSIKGIVEALFDKMNIKNVKYRRSENQLFHPGRSADIIVNNEKVGVIGQLHPDIIENYDIQSEVYAGELKIDTIIDMADMNKKYSPLPKYPAVERDISILLDKEIFAFDIEETIRKIGGKILDDVRLFDVYTGENIPEDKKSIAFSIWYRSYEKTLTDAEVNKVHDKIIEELKRKFHAELR, from the coding sequence ATGTTAGTTTCCGTAGATTGGCTTAAAGAATATGTAGATATAGATGTCGATACAGAAAAACTTGCAGATGACCTTACAATGTCGGGGTCAAAGGTTGAAACCATTACGAATTATGGTTCTCAGATAAAAAATGTTGTTGTTGGAAGAATTATGTCTCTTAATAAACATCCAAATGCAGATAAATTGCAGATTGGGATTGTAGATGTTGGGAATGAAAAATTACAGATAGTTACGGCCGCTCAAAATATAAAAGAGGGTGATTATATACCTGTTGCATTACATGGGTCAACGCTTGCCGGAGGTGTAAAAATAAAAAAAGGGAAATTAAGAGGTATTGAATCAAACGGTATGATGTGTTCTGCAAGAGAACTTGGACTTAATGAAGCACTTCTCCCTGAATATCAAAAAAACGGGATTTTTATCCTGCCGGAATTGCCTCTTGGACAGGATATAAAAGAAGCCCTGAGGATAAATGATGATGTTATAGAATTTGAGATAACGCCAAATAGACCAGATTGTCTATCTATTTTAGGTATTGCAAGAGAAACGGCTGCAATATACAGAAAAAATTATAATGTGCCGGATATAAGCATAACCGAAGCTGATGAAGAGAATCCGGCTAATGTAACAATAGAAGATAAAGACTTATGTTTCCGCTATGTTGCAAGGGTTATCAAAAATGTAAAAATAGGTCCGTCGCCCTTATGGATGCAGATGCGGCTTTTAAAATCCGGTATTAGACCTATTAATAATGTTGTTGATATAACTAACTATGTTATGCTGGAATTAGGTCAGCCACTTCATGCATTTGACCTTGACAAAGTTAAAAATAGGCACATCTTAGTAAGAAGAGGGATAGATGGAGAAAGGCTTATAACACTTGATGGGAAAGAAAGGGTACTTAATAACTCAATGTTGGTTATAGCAGATGAAGAAAAATCCATCGGACTTGCAGGAGTCATGGGAGGACAAAATACGGAAATATCTGATGAAACTATCAACATACTTATAGAAAGTGCTAATTTTAAAGGTAGTAATATAAGATATACTTCAAAAAAACTTGGATTAAGAAGTGAAGCTTCCTCACGATTTGAAAAAGGCTTAGATCCGGAAATAACCGTATTCGCATGTAACAGAGCTGCTCATCTTATGGCTGAATTAAGCGGTGGAATAATATTGAAGGGTTTGGTTGATATATATCCTGAGCCTGTAAAAAAATCAACAATTAATATAAGACCATGTAGGATAAATAATCTACTTGGCACAAAATTAACAACTGAAGAAATGTGCAATTTGTTAAAACTACTTGACTTTGAAGTTGAGATTAATGAAGATTTGTTGAAAGTTACTATACCAGCCTTTAGAAGAGATATTGAAGGGGAAGCAGATATTGCCGAAGAGATTGGGAGATTATATGGATACAATAATATAGAAAGCACACTTTTAATGGGTACAAATGTAACAATTGGTATAAGGACATTAAAGCAGCAGTTAGAAGAAAAAGTAAAAAAAATATTTTTAGCTTCAGGTTTAAATGAGATTACAACAACATCATTTATGGGAACAAAAGATTTAGACAGGCTTAATTTACCAAGTGATAGTTATTTAAGAAAGGCTGTAAAGATTATGAATCCGCTTGGAGAAGACCAGGGATTTATGAGAACCACAATGCTTCCATCTATGCTTAATGTTGCATATACTAATTACAGTCGTAAAGTCAGTGATTTTGGTGTATTCGAGTTGTCAAAGGTATTTATACCAAAGGAATTGCCTCTTAAAGAATTACCTATGGAAATAAAAATGGCTGTTATCGGTATGTATGGGAAGGATATTAATTATTATTCGATTAAAGGTATTGTAGAAGCATTGTTTGACAAGATGAATATAAAAAATGTAAAATATAGGAGAAGTGAAAATCAACTGTTTCATCCCGGCAGGTCTGCAGATATCATTGTAAATAATGAAAAAGTTGGAGTAATCGGTCAACTACATCCGGATATTATCGAAAATTATGATATTCAATCAGAGGTATATGCCGGGGAATTAAAAATTGATACAATAATTGATATGGCAGATATGAATAAAAAATACTCTCCGTTGCCGAAATATCCTGCAGTAGAACGGGATATTTCGATATTGTTGGATAAGGAAATATTCGCATTTGATATAGAGGAAACCATTAGGAAAATTGGTGGGAAAATCCTTGACGATGTCAGGCTTTTTGATGTATACACAGGTGAAAATATACCAGAAGATAAAAAGAGTATCGCATTTTCAATCTGGTACAGGTCATATGAAAAAACCCTTACAGATGCGGAAGTAAACAAGGTACATGATAAAATTATTGAAGAGCTGAAAAGGAAATTTCATGCTGAATTAAGATGA
- a CDS encoding glycoside hydrolase family 130 protein, translating into MKEPIVKRYEGNPILTKKDIPYPVFTVHNAGMAKYQGKYYMIFRAHKDNGRSILGLAVSDDGYNFTAEDKPFMTPAKEGIFAEYEEYGIEDPRICCIEGEYLITYSAYSKNGVRTGLAKTKDFKSVERISFITQADYRNTVIFPERIDGKYVRLDRPHTQIAPWSIWITYSKDLIYWGESRIVMKPYPYHWDEMKIGPGATPFKTDKGWLSIYHGVFSTMDGCIYRLGAALHDLKNPAKILGVGDSWILQPETPCEVIGYVHNVVFTCGAIPEDDGTVKIYWGGADSVMNVGVAKIDDLVDLCLNNGRPAL; encoded by the coding sequence GTGAAAGAGCCGATAGTTAAACGCTATGAAGGAAATCCTATTTTAACAAAAAAAGATATACCTTATCCTGTGTTTACAGTGCATAATGCCGGTATGGCAAAATATCAGGGAAAATATTACATGATTTTTAGGGCACATAAAGATAACGGACGAAGCATACTTGGGCTTGCTGTAAGTGATGATGGTTACAATTTTACTGCAGAGGATAAACCTTTTATGACACCCGCTAAAGAAGGGATATTTGCAGAATATGAGGAATATGGTATTGAAGACCCCCGTATCTGTTGTATAGAAGGAGAATATCTTATAACTTACAGTGCCTATTCAAAAAACGGTGTTAGAACAGGATTAGCAAAAACAAAAGATTTTAAATCGGTTGAACGTATATCATTTATAACTCAGGCTGATTATCGTAATACAGTTATATTTCCAGAAAGAATCGATGGTAAGTATGTAAGGCTTGACAGACCTCATACCCAGATTGCACCTTGGTCTATTTGGATAACCTATTCAAAAGATTTGATATATTGGGGTGAGTCGAGGATAGTTATGAAACCTTATCCTTACCATTGGGATGAGATGAAAATTGGTCCCGGTGCCACACCCTTTAAAACAGATAAGGGATGGCTCTCGATTTATCATGGGGTATTTTCTACAATGGATGGCTGCATATACAGATTGGGAGCTGCACTTCACGACTTAAAAAACCCGGCAAAGATTCTTGGGGTTGGAGATTCATGGATATTGCAACCTGAAACACCATGTGAAGTCATAGGGTATGTTCATAATGTTGTATTTACTTGCGGTGCTATTCCAGAAGATGATGGAACAGTTAAAATATACTGGGGTGGTGCTGATTCAGTTATGAATGTTGGCGTAGCTAAAATTGATGATTTGGTTGATTTGTGTTTAAATAATGGAAGACCTGCATTGTAA
- a CDS encoding TrmH family RNA methyltransferase yields MIITSDKNELIKKIKKLNNKKDRYESGLFFVEGRNNVNEVLKSKFSIRYIIISENYNNNIDFDLNRIIKVPDNLFKKISDTVTPQNIMAIVRIPRYELNTIIDKNNVYIIADEVQNPGNLGTIIRTADAFKVRAVFTINNSVDIYNPKVIRSAMGSIFHIPVVNIDDIDELMNRLKKSCIKIYSTDLKADQYIFDFKISNNVAFIFGNEAKGVNPMLNGYIDGKFKIPMTGNAESLNVSITASICLYESQRQRLIK; encoded by the coding sequence ATGATAATAACAAGTGATAAAAATGAATTGATAAAAAAAATAAAAAAGCTTAACAATAAAAAAGATAGATATGAAAGTGGTTTGTTTTTTGTTGAAGGCAGAAACAATGTTAACGAGGTGTTAAAAAGCAAATTTTCTATAAGATATATTATAATTTCAGAAAATTATAATAATAATATAGACTTTGACCTTAACAGAATAATTAAAGTACCCGATAATCTTTTCAAAAAAATATCTGATACTGTTACACCGCAAAATATTATGGCAATTGTTAGAATTCCAAGATATGAATTGAATACGATAATAGATAAAAACAATGTATATATTATTGCTGATGAAGTACAGAACCCCGGAAATCTCGGTACTATAATCAGAACAGCGGATGCATTTAAGGTAAGAGCAGTCTTTACAATAAATAATTCAGTTGATATATATAATCCGAAGGTTATACGTTCTGCAATGGGTTCTATATTTCATATTCCGGTAGTAAATATTGATGATATTGATGAACTAATGAATAGACTCAAGAAATCTTGTATTAAAATATATTCAACAGATTTAAAGGCTGATCAATATATTTTCGATTTTAAAATTTCTAACAATGTAGCATTTATATTTGGAAATGAGGCAAAGGGTGTAAATCCTATGCTGAATGGGTATATTGACGGGAAGTTTAAAATACCAATGACAGGTAATGCTGAGTCTTTAAATGTATCAATAACTGCTTCAATTTGCCTTTATGAATCACAAAGGCAGAGATTGATTAAATAA
- the zapA gene encoding cell division protein ZapA: MGINKVTVNINGNDYILKSDYPEDYILKLTEYVNTIIKEISNNYRGISLHTQLVLTALNVADELFISREENNALKKQILILNSELDKKSKMIEDLNEKLEKAKDELERSKNELLEYIKTFDNEDE; encoded by the coding sequence TTGGGAATAAATAAAGTAACCGTCAATATTAATGGAAATGATTACATACTCAAATCAGATTATCCTGAGGATTATATATTAAAGCTTACCGAATATGTCAATACTATAATTAAAGAGATTTCAAATAACTATCGTGGTATTTCATTGCATACGCAGCTTGTGCTGACAGCCTTAAATGTTGCCGATGAATTATTTATATCGAGAGAGGAAAATAATGCCCTGAAAAAACAAATTCTTATATTAAATTCGGAATTAGATAAAAAAAGCAAGATGATAGAAGACCTCAATGAAAAGCTTGAAAAAGCAAAGGATGAATTAGAAAGGTCAAAAAATGAGCTTTTAGAATATATTAAAACATTTGATAACGAGGATGAATAA
- a CDS encoding glycosyltransferase family 4 protein, with amino-acid sequence MKVAIISPIAWRTPPRHYGPWERVVSLITEGLVKENIDVTLYATGDSITTAKLRSVCKVPYEENKDVDAKVWEALHISEVMEHANEYDIIHNNYDFLPLTYSRLIKTPMVTTIHGFSSHRILPVFKKYNKNTYYVSISNADRNSELDYIGTVYHGIDIENFTLKKDCGNYLLYFGRIHNDKGTKEAIQVAKMAKMKLIIAGIIQDKLYFEKYVEPYLNDDICYIGSVGPEERNKVLSNAYALLHPINFNEPFGLSVVEAMACGTPVIAFNRGSMPEIIQNGINGFIVSSIEEMVERIKDVKNISREDCRKTVEYRFTQEKMVKEYIKIYKKILKML; translated from the coding sequence ATGAAGGTTGCGATAATTTCACCAATTGCATGGAGAACACCGCCACGTCATTATGGACCTTGGGAAAGAGTTGTTTCATTAATAACAGAAGGGCTTGTCAAGGAAAATATTGATGTAACACTTTATGCAACGGGTGATTCTATAACCACTGCTAAGCTTAGAAGTGTATGCAAAGTACCTTATGAAGAAAATAAAGATGTAGACGCAAAGGTTTGGGAAGCATTGCATATATCTGAAGTAATGGAACATGCAAATGAATATGATATAATACACAATAATTATGATTTTTTACCTTTGACTTACAGTAGATTGATAAAAACTCCAATGGTAACAACAATACACGGATTTTCTTCACATAGAATCCTTCCCGTTTTCAAAAAATATAATAAAAATACATATTATGTTTCAATCAGTAATGCTGATAGAAATAGCGAACTTGATTATATAGGCACTGTATATCATGGTATAGATATAGAAAATTTTACATTAAAAAAAGATTGCGGCAACTATCTGCTTTATTTTGGAAGGATACACAACGACAAAGGAACTAAGGAAGCAATACAGGTTGCTAAAATGGCAAAGATGAAATTAATAATTGCCGGTATTATTCAGGATAAGCTGTATTTTGAAAAATATGTAGAGCCATATTTAAATGATGATATCTGCTATATTGGATCGGTAGGTCCTGAAGAAAGGAATAAGGTGTTAAGCAATGCATATGCATTGTTACACCCGATTAATTTCAATGAGCCTTTTGGGCTTAGTGTTGTTGAAGCAATGGCTTGCGGAACACCTGTCATTGCATTTAACAGGGGTTCTATGCCTGAGATCATTCAAAATGGCATCAATGGGTTTATTGTATCTAGTATAGAGGAAATGGTTGAAAGGATTAAAGATGTCAAGAATATTTCTCGGGAAGATTGCCGTAAAACGGTGGAATATAGGTTTACCCAGGAAAAAATGGTGAAAGAATATATCAAAATTTATAAAAAGATATTAAAAATGTTATAG